The proteins below come from a single Eubacterium limosum genomic window:
- the galE gene encoding UDP-glucose 4-epimerase GalE — MKVLVCGGAGYIGSHVVRVLLDKGYEVVVLDNLSTGHRQSVPEEAALEVGDIRDAACLERLFLRHEVDCVMHFCANSLVGESMEKPIEYYDNNVYGTLCLLRSMVNNDIKHFIFSSTAATYGEPERLPIDEDTPKHPTNTYGETKLAVEKMLHWMEVAYGLHYKVFRYFNASGAHPSGEIGEDHAPETHLIPLILKTAQGIRDKIYVFGDDYDTPDGSCIRDYIHVMDIAEAHILGMEDLVKSETSDVYNLGNGNGFSVLEVIEKVKAVTGKDFTVEIADRRAGDPGVLIASSEKAQKALGWSPVNSSLEYIIETAWKWHQGHPEGYGLV; from the coding sequence ATGAAAGTTTTAGTTTGCGGCGGGGCCGGCTATATCGGCTCCCATGTAGTCAGAGTGCTTTTGGATAAAGGTTACGAGGTCGTGGTACTGGATAATTTATCCACCGGACACCGCCAGTCGGTTCCAGAAGAGGCAGCACTGGAGGTTGGCGATATTCGTGATGCCGCCTGTCTTGAGAGACTGTTTTTACGCCATGAGGTTGATTGTGTCATGCATTTCTGTGCGAATTCACTGGTGGGTGAGAGCATGGAAAAGCCCATTGAGTATTATGACAATAACGTTTACGGGACACTGTGCCTGCTGCGTTCCATGGTCAACAATGATATTAAACATTTTATTTTCTCATCGACCGCGGCAACCTACGGAGAGCCGGAACGCCTTCCCATTGATGAGGACACGCCCAAGCATCCCACCAACACCTATGGTGAAACAAAGCTGGCTGTTGAGAAAATGCTGCATTGGATGGAGGTTGCCTATGGACTTCACTACAAGGTGTTCCGCTATTTCAACGCTTCCGGGGCACACCCGAGCGGGGAGATCGGCGAGGACCATGCGCCTGAAACCCATCTGATCCCGCTGATTTTAAAAACAGCTCAGGGCATTCGCGATAAGATTTATGTCTTTGGCGATGACTACGATACCCCAGACGGCAGCTGTATTCGCGATTATATCCATGTCATGGACATTGCGGAGGCCCATATTCTGGGCATGGAGGATCTGGTGAAATCCGAAACCAGTGATGTTTATAATCTTGGCAACGGCAATGGCTTCTCAGTTCTGGAAGTCATTGAAAAGGTTAAAGCGGTTACCGGAAAAGACTTTACGGTTGAAATCGCAGACCGCCGGGCAGGCGACCCGGGAGTCTTAATTGCCAGTTCAGAAAAAGCACAGAAAGCACTGGGCTGGTCACCGGTCAATTCATCACTTGAATACATCATAGAAACCGCCTGGAAATGGCATCAGGGACATCCTGAGGGCTACGGCCTTGTTTAA
- a CDS encoding tRNA (adenine(22)-N(1))-methyltransferase — protein sequence MMTPRLQVIADNVLKNESMADIGTDHGYLPVYLMEQGFIPCAVAADINEKPLKKAEQLVARSGYEKQIETRLGTGLSVLSPGEAGTIVMAGMGGYLIRDLLTESQEVAASAKRLVLQPMNNAFIVRHFLEDNGFMIVNEDLAKEERRVYEIIVAEKGKMSIENDLDYLIGYEAKRRKHPLLPELIDRKLELENKIIENTKNKQTEMARKQYHKSTAIAAALMEVKNGCKMQ from the coding sequence ATGATGACACCACGTTTGCAGGTGATTGCAGATAATGTATTAAAAAATGAAAGCATGGCAGATATCGGTACAGACCACGGATATCTGCCTGTTTATCTAATGGAGCAGGGCTTTATTCCCTGCGCCGTCGCGGCGGACATCAATGAAAAGCCTCTCAAGAAAGCAGAGCAGCTTGTGGCCCGGTCGGGCTATGAGAAGCAGATTGAAACGCGTTTGGGTACAGGTCTTTCTGTCTTAAGCCCCGGAGAAGCCGGGACGATTGTCATGGCGGGCATGGGCGGCTACCTGATAAGAGATCTTCTGACAGAATCTCAAGAGGTGGCGGCCTCGGCAAAACGCCTGGTGCTCCAGCCCATGAACAACGCCTTTATTGTCAGGCATTTTCTGGAGGACAATGGCTTTATGATTGTAAATGAGGATCTGGCAAAAGAAGAACGCAGGGTCTATGAAATTATAGTAGCTGAAAAGGGTAAAATGTCCATTGAAAACGATCTGGATTACCTGATTGGCTATGAGGCCAAAAGGCGTAAACACCCGCTTTTGCCAGAGCTGATCGACCGTAAGCTGGAGCTTGAAAATAAAATAATTGAGAATACAAAAAACAAGCAGACAGAAATGGCCAGAAAACAGTATCATAAAAGCACAGCCATTGCGGCTGCGCTGATGGAGGTGAAAAATGGCTGTAAAATGCAGTGA
- the rpoD gene encoding RNA polymerase sigma factor RpoD, whose amino-acid sequence MAEAKKKKVKPDMEELLDEVDAIADLEAMPEVQTLIKRGKEKGSLNNADFEEVLEKTDLDPEEIDSIYLLLQKEGIDLTFQDMDIETDDIDLDIDIDVAELEEIEIEEDPVKDIDLGDSVSVNDPVRLYLKEIGKVPLLTAEQEMGIAKRMEAGDDEAKKELAEANLRLVVSIAKRYVGRGMSFLDLIQEGNLGLIKAVEKFDYTKGFKFSTYATWWIRQAITRAIADQARTIRIPVHMVETINKLIRVSRQLLQELGREPTPAEIGKEMGFSEEKVREIQKIAQDPVSLETPIGEEEDSHLGDFIEDDNAPAPSEAASYALLKEQLMEVLNTLTEREEKVLRLRFGLDDGRARTLEEVGKEFNVTRERIRQIEAKALRKLRHPSRSKKLKDYLT is encoded by the coding sequence ATGGCTGAAGCAAAGAAGAAAAAAGTAAAACCAGATATGGAGGAATTGCTCGACGAGGTTGATGCAATCGCCGATCTGGAGGCAATGCCGGAAGTTCAGACACTGATCAAGCGCGGCAAGGAAAAGGGTTCCTTAAACAACGCCGATTTTGAGGAAGTGCTTGAAAAGACAGATCTGGACCCGGAAGAGATTGATTCCATCTATCTGCTTTTACAGAAGGAAGGCATTGACTTAACCTTCCAGGATATGGATATTGAGACCGATGATATTGATCTGGATATCGACATTGATGTGGCAGAGCTGGAAGAAATTGAGATTGAGGAGGATCCCGTCAAGGATATAGACCTGGGGGATAGCGTCAGTGTCAATGACCCGGTGCGCTTGTATTTAAAGGAAATCGGCAAGGTGCCGCTCTTGACTGCGGAACAGGAAATGGGCATTGCCAAGCGTATGGAAGCTGGCGATGACGAAGCCAAGAAAGAGCTGGCTGAGGCTAACCTGCGTCTGGTTGTCAGCATCGCCAAACGCTATGTGGGCCGCGGCATGTCTTTTCTGGACCTCATTCAGGAAGGAAACCTTGGCCTGATCAAAGCGGTAGAAAAATTCGACTATACCAAGGGCTTTAAGTTCAGCACCTATGCGACCTGGTGGATTCGTCAGGCCATCACCCGCGCCATTGCGGATCAGGCCAGAACCATTCGTATTCCTGTGCATATGGTTGAGACCATCAACAAGCTCATTCGTGTGTCCAGACAGCTGCTTCAGGAGCTTGGGCGTGAACCCACGCCGGCAGAAATCGGCAAAGAGATGGGCTTCTCAGAAGAAAAGGTCCGAGAAATTCAGAAAATTGCTCAAGACCCGGTATCCCTGGAAACCCCAATCGGCGAGGAAGAAGACAGCCATCTGGGGGACTTCATTGAGGATGACAATGCCCCGGCGCCTTCAGAAGCAGCGTCCTATGCTCTTTTGAAAGAACAGCTCATGGAAGTACTCAACACGCTGACCGAGCGTGAAGAAAAAGTACTGCGCCTGCGTTTTGGACTGGATGACGGACGCGCCCGTACCCTCGAAGAGGTTGGCAAGGAGTTCAATGTTACAAGAGAACGTATCCGTCAGATTGAAGCCAAGGCGCTCAGAAAGCTGAGACACCCGAGCAGAAGTAAAAAATTAAAGGATTATTTGACCTAA
- a CDS encoding Nif3-like dinuclear metal center hexameric protein — protein sequence MAVKCSEITKVIETVAPRNLAESWDNVGLQIGSFQKRVKKVLLTLDVTEAVVREAVMEKADMIIAHHPFIFNGIKSICTDELKGKIVAELIRNDISLYVAHTNLDKAELGLNDYIAKTLGIEQRQPLDPSDEDKLYKIVVYVPVDYTDKIVEVMGDSGAGFIGNYSHCTYRTVGQGTFKPLEGTDPFIGEEGEVATVKEDRVETIIDGKMMKTLIQKLKKVHPYEEMAYDLYPLENGLLLNQNGLGKIGTLKEAMAPVAFIEHVKKALNLSHVRAAGNEPAKVKKVALCTGSGAEFIGLAKVKKADVYITGDLKYHDAQRAAENNLWVIDAGHFGTEKMVVGLLENLLRENVNDPEIEYVRSNYNEDFMRYY from the coding sequence ATGGCTGTAAAATGCAGTGAAATAACAAAAGTGATTGAGACTGTGGCTCCGAGAAACCTCGCGGAATCATGGGATAACGTCGGCCTTCAGATCGGCTCTTTTCAGAAAAGAGTAAAGAAAGTATTGCTGACGCTAGATGTTACAGAGGCTGTCGTGCGGGAAGCCGTTATGGAAAAAGCGGATATGATTATTGCACACCACCCTTTTATTTTTAATGGCATCAAATCCATTTGTACCGATGAGCTGAAGGGAAAAATTGTGGCAGAGCTGATCCGTAATGATATCAGCCTGTATGTAGCGCACACCAACCTGGATAAGGCGGAGCTCGGCCTCAATGATTATATCGCGAAAACACTCGGCATTGAGCAACGCCAGCCACTGGACCCTTCCGATGAGGATAAGCTCTATAAAATCGTGGTTTATGTGCCTGTGGATTACACGGATAAAATTGTTGAAGTGATGGGGGACAGCGGCGCTGGCTTTATCGGCAATTACAGCCACTGCACCTACCGCACCGTAGGTCAGGGAACCTTCAAGCCCCTTGAAGGTACAGATCCTTTTATCGGTGAGGAGGGTGAGGTGGCAACCGTCAAAGAAGATCGTGTGGAAACCATTATTGACGGTAAGATGATGAAAACCCTCATTCAAAAGCTTAAAAAAGTCCATCCTTACGAGGAGATGGCTTATGATTTATATCCCCTTGAGAACGGTTTGCTTTTAAACCAGAATGGCCTTGGCAAAATTGGCACCTTAAAAGAAGCCATGGCGCCCGTTGCCTTTATTGAGCATGTAAAAAAAGCGTTGAATCTTTCCCATGTGAGGGCGGCGGGGAATGAGCCGGCAAAAGTCAAAAAGGTGGCTCTGTGCACGGGCAGCGGAGCAGAGTTTATCGGACTGGCAAAGGTCAAAAAGGCGGATGTTTACATTACTGGCGATTTGAAATACCACGACGCCCAGAGAGCGGCTGAAAATAACCTGTGGGTCATTGACGCCGGTCACTTCGGGACAGAAAAAATGGTCGTGGGCCTGCTTGAAAACCTGCTTCGGGAAAATGTGAACGATCCGGAGATTGAGTATGTTCGATCAAATTACAATGAAGATTTTATGCGCTATTATTAA